In the Sarcophilus harrisii chromosome 3, mSarHar1.11, whole genome shotgun sequence genome, one interval contains:
- the LOC100925166 gene encoding putative olfactory receptor 8G3 pseudogene, giving the protein MNTGNHSTVTEFLLMGLTDQPELQIPLFLLFLQIYIVSIIGNLGLLLLIKISSQLHTPMYYFLSNLSFIDFCFSSVIIPKMLVNFVSEKNIISYSGCLTQFFFFCTFCIADCFMLTAMAYDRYVAICSPLIYTTTMSQNTCFLLVVGVYIMGIFGAMTHTSALTRLSFCGNNVISHYFCDVPPLLKLSCSSIYINELLVMLLVVVNSLITTLPILISYIFILSSILRIHSSKGRSKAFSTCASHLASVAVLYGSIIFMYCQPASTSNITQQKVSSVIYTTVIPMLNPWIYSLRNKDVKNALRKTRKGWTLSWCEWHN; this is encoded by the coding sequence ATGAATACAGGGAATCATTCTACAGTGACAGAATTTCTCCTTATGGGATTAACAGACCAGCCAGAACTCCAGATCCCCCTCTTCTTACTTTTCCTACAAATATACATTGTCTCCATCATAGGGAATTTGGGCTTACTTTTACTTATCAAGATAAGTTCTCAACTTCATACCCCCATGTACTATTTTCTCAGTAACCTGTCTTTTATTGACTTCTGTTTCTCCTCTGTCATTATCCCCAAAATGTTGGTGAACTTTGTATCAGAGAAGAACATCATCTCCTACTCAGGGTGCTTGACccagttctttttcttctgtacTTTTTGTATTGCTGACTGTTTCATGCTGACAGCCATGGCCTATGATCGTTATGTTGCCATCTGTAGCCCCCTGATCTATACCACAACCATGTCTCAGAATACTTGCTTCTTGCTAGTGGTAGGAGTATATATTATGGGGATCTTTGGAGCCATGACTCATACAAGTGCTCTAACCAGACTGTCCTTTTGTGGAAACAATGTAATTAGTCATTATTTTTGTGATGTTCCTCCCCTTTTGAAGCTCTCCTGCTCTAGCATTTATATCAATGAGCTTTTGGTGATGCTTCTGGTTGTGGTTAACTCATTGATAACCACATTACCTATCTTGATctcttatattttcattctttccagcATCCTTAGGATCCATTCTTCTAAAGGCAGGTCCAAAGCCTTCAGTACCTGTGCATCCCACCTGGCATCTGTGGCTGTCCTGTATGGCTCCATTATTTTTATGTACTGCCAGCCTGCTTCGACCAGCAACATCACTCAACAGAAAGTGTCCTCAGTGATCTACACCACAGTCATTCCCATGCTAAACCCTTGGATTTATAGTTTGAGGAACAAAGATGTGAAGAATGCACTGAGAAAAACCAGGAAGGGCTGGACACTCTCCTGGTGTGAGTGGCACAATTAA
- the LOC100925425 gene encoding olfactory receptor 8D1-like, with amino-acid sequence MDTGNHSIVTEFILMGLTDEPELQLPLFLFFLQIYIISIMGNVGLLLLIRTSSHLQTPMYYFLSNLSFIDLCYSSVITPKMLVGFVSEKNIISYSGCLTQFFFFCTLGISDCYMLTAMAYDRYVAICSPLIYISTMSQNTCFLLVVGVYTMGVFGAMTHTSALTRLSFCGNNVINHYFCDVPPLLNLSCSSTYINELLVMLLVVVNSLITTLPILISYAFILSSILRIQSSKGRSKAFSTCASHLVSVAVLYGSIIFMYCQLASTNNITQQKVSSVIYTTVIPMLNPWIYSLRNKDVKDALRKIKKDRTVFWCK; translated from the coding sequence ATGGATACTGGGAATCATTCCATAGTGACAGAGTTTATCCTTATGGGATTAACAGATGAGCCAGAACTCCAGCTCCCTCTCTTCTTATTCTTCCTGCAAATATACATTATTTCCATTATGGGGAATGTGGGCTTATTGCTACTTATCAGAACTAGTTCTCATCTTCAAACACCCATGTATTATTTTCTTAGTAACTTATCCTTCATTGATCTTTGCTACTCGTCTGTCATTACCCCCAAAATGTTGGTCGGCTTTGTCTCAGAGAAGAACATCATCTCCTATTCAGGGTGCTTGACccagttctttttcttctgtacTCTTGGTATTTCTGACTGCTATATGCTGACAGCCATGGCCTATGATCGTTATGTTGCTATCTGTAGCCCCCTGATCTATATAAGCACCATGTCCCAGAATACTTGTTTCCTGCTAGTGGTAGGAGTATATACTATGGGGGTCTTTGGAGCCATGACTCATACAAGTGCTCTAACCAGACTGTCCTTCTGTGGAAACAATgtaattaatcattatttttgtgATGTTCCTCCCCTTTTGAACCTCTCCTGCTCTAGCACCTATATCAATGAGCTTTTGGTGATGCTTCTGGTTGTGGTTAACTCATTGATAACCACTCTACCCATCTTGATCTCTTATGCTTTCATCCTCTCCAGCATCCTTAGGATCCAGTCTTCCAAAGGCAGATCCAAAGCCTTTAGTACCTGTGCATCCCACCTGGTATCTGTGGCTGTGCTGTACGGCTCCATCATTTTTATGTACTGCCAGCTTGCTTCAACCAATAACATAACTCAGCAGAAAGTGTCCTCAGTGATCTACACCACAGTCATCCCTATGTTAAACCCCTGGATCTATAGTCTGAGGAACAAAGATGTCAAGGATGCCTTGAGGAAAATCAAAAAGGATCGGACAGTATTCTGGTGCAAGTAG